GGGCGCTTCCATCTCGGGTGTAAAGGCCTCGACGGCAGCCGGCGCCTCGGGCGGATGCGCCGCCAGATACTCCTGGGCGACCGTCACCACGCGCTCCGCGGTCTTTTCTCCGATGCCCGGAATCTCGACCAGCTTCTCGAGCGGCAGCGCGACCAGCTCCTGCACGGTCTCGATCCCAGCCGAGATGAGCTTCTCGGTCGTCGCTTCCCCGAGTTCGAGCTTCTCGACCTCGATGCGGCTCGCGCGTTCGAGATCGTGCCGCTTCTTCTCTTCGCTCTTGGAGACCAGATCGATCTTCCAGCCGGTCAGGCGCGCGGCCAGCCGCGCGTTCTGGCCGCCCTTGCCGATCGCGAGCGACAGCTGGTCGTCGGCGACCACCACCGACATGCGATGTTCGTCTTCGTGCGACTTCACGTCCAGAACCCGCGCCGGAGACAGCGCACGCGACACGAACACCGTGGCGTCCTGAGACCACGGCACGATGTCGATGCGCTCGCCGCCCAGCTCGCGCACGATGCTCTGCACGCGCGAACCCTTGAGCCCCACGCACGAGCCCACGGCGTCGACGCGCGGATCGTTCGAATACACCGAGATCTTGGAACGGAAGCCCGCCTCGCGCGCGACCGCCTTGATTTCGACGATGCTGTCGGCGATCTCCGGCACCTCGGTCTCGAACAGGCGCCGCAGGAAGTCTGGATGGGTGCGCGACAGGATGACCTGCGGCCCCTTGAGCGACTTGTCGACGTTCAGCACCACCGCGCGCACGTAGTCGCCCTGGCGGTGATACGACCGCGGGATCTGCTCGCGCGCCGGCAGGAAACCCTCGGAGTGGTCGAGCTTCACGATCACGTTGCCGCGATCCACCTGCTGAACCACGCCGCGCACCAGCGAGCCGATCTTGTCGGAATACTCCTTGAAGACCTTCTCGCGCTCCGCCTCGCGTACGCGCTGGATCAGCACCTGCTTCGCGGTCTGGATCGCGTTGCGCCCGAACTCCGCGATCGAGAGCGGGAACGACAGCACCTCGCCGACCTGCGCGCTCTTGTATTGCGGATAGGCGCGCGCTTCGGCGACCGTGACCTGGAATGCCGGATCCTCGACTGCCTCGACCACGTGACGCTTGAGCGTGATCGTGATCTGTCCGGTCTCATTCGAAAACTTCACGTCGACGTCGGCGGTCGCGCCATGCTTGCGGCGGACGGCGCTGGCGAGCCCGGCCTCGAGCGTTTCCACCAGCAGCGCGCGGTCGACGGACTTCTCCCGCGTGATCTGGCTCAACGCATCGAGGATCTCGAAACTCATCGCTTGCCTCCGTCCCGACGCAGCAGCGCCCAGGGATCCACCACGAGTCGGGCGTCCTTGACGTCCGCCCACTCGAACCAATGTTCGATGCCATCTTCCGTTCGCAACCCGGCGCGGCCGTCGTCCGAGGGGACCAGCAGCTCCCCGACGAAATTCCGGCGCCCGTCGTGCGCGTCACGCGTGGTCAGCGCCGCGCGCTGGCCCACGAACCGCGAAACCGCCTCGATCGAGCGCAGTGGCCGATCGATGCCGGGCGAGCTGACTTCGAGCTGATAGCCCCCCGGAACGGTCTGATTCATATCGAGACAATCCGACAACCGGCGACTGAAACGCGCGCAATCCGAGATCACGATTCCGCCCGGCCGATCGAGCAACACCCGCACGATCCGCTCTCGTCCCTGGACGTGGAACTCGACGTCCACCAACTCAAAATCGTCGTCCTCGGCGAGCGGCCGCGCGAGCCGCCGAACCTCTTCCCGTACATCCACGTTCCAGGCTCCCGCAAAGATGAAAAATGGAGTGGTCGCACCAGCCCCACTCCCGGCCCGCAAACTACAGGACCGCACGCCCCGAGAGCAAGTGCCGGGCCGCTCGAGAACCGCGCCGCGAGGCATCGCAGACGGCGGCGGCGAACCGCGTCAGAGCCGCGTCAACAGCGGGTCCGCCGCATGCCGGCGGGGTCGAGCGACGCTAACGTGGCCGTGCGAGCGAGCTGGCGTAGACGATCCACGCCGCCACCCGGGCGACCTGGGCCAGGCTGGCGCCGGAGACCTGGTCCGGCGTGTCGGCGAGCGTGTGCCAGGCGGGGTAGTCGAAGTCGATGATGTCGACCGCCGGGATTCCCGCGTCGAGCAACGGCAGGTGGTCGTCGGTCACCCGGTAGCGAACTCCCGGCTTGAAGCCGGTGGAGCCGGTCGCTTGCGCCGCCTCGGCGACCAGCGCCACGAGACTCGCCGCTCGTTCGCTCGAGTACGCCTCGGGATGGATCTGAAGGTCGCGGTCGCCGACCATGTCGAATACGAATGCGGCGATCGGCAGCGGCGCGACGAGCCGCGCCGCGTATCCCCGCGCGCCGAGCGAATAGGTCTCGGGCTCCGACGGGCGCCCGAGGTCCTCCCCGTCGAAGAACACGAGGTCGACGCGAATCGGCGCGCGATGTTCGGCCAGCAGTTCTGCGACTTCGAGCAGCACGGCGACCCCCGAGGCTCCGTCGTTGGCGCCCGGGATCGGTTGCGAACGATTCTCGGCCACCGTGTCCATGTCGGCCACCGGTCGGGTGTCGAAATGGGCGGCCAGCACCACGTGCCGTTCGCCCGGCCCGCCGCCGGCCGCTTCGAAGTGGCCGATCAGGTTCTCGAGCGAGACCGGCCGACCGAGCGTCGAATCCACGAATGGCTGGCGTTCGACTCGCGCTCCGAGGCGCGCGAGTTCCGCGGCGATCCAGTCGCGGACCGCTGCGTGG
The Candidatus Eisenbacteria bacterium DNA segment above includes these coding regions:
- the nusA gene encoding transcription termination/antitermination protein NusA, producing MSFEILDALSQITREKSVDRALLVETLEAGLASAVRRKHGATADVDVKFSNETGQITITLKRHVVEAVEDPAFQVTVAEARAYPQYKSAQVGEVLSFPLSIAEFGRNAIQTAKQVLIQRVREAEREKVFKEYSDKIGSLVRGVVQQVDRGNVIVKLDHSEGFLPAREQIPRSYHRQGDYVRAVVLNVDKSLKGPQVILSRTHPDFLRRLFETEVPEIADSIVEIKAVAREAGFRSKISVYSNDPRVDAVGSCVGLKGSRVQSIVRELGGERIDIVPWSQDATVFVSRALSPARVLDVKSHEDEHRMSVVVADDQLSLAIGKGGQNARLAARLTGWKIDLVSKSEEKKRHDLERASRIEVEKLELGEATTEKLISAGIETVQELVALPLEKLVEIPGIGEKTAERVVTVAQEYLAAHPPEAPAAVEAFTPEMEAPDPSVSAAASEEASGDAEALAGEVIAPAPPAASETQGA
- a CDS encoding ribosome maturation factor RimP, whose translation is MDVREEVRRLARPLAEDDDFELVDVEFHVQGRERIVRVLLDRPGGIVISDCARFSRRLSDCLDMNQTVPGGYQLEVSSPGIDRPLRSIEAVSRFVGQRAALTTRDAHDGRRNFVGELLVPSDDGRAGLRTEDGIEHWFEWADVKDARLVVDPWALLRRDGGKR
- a CDS encoding M28 family peptidase encodes the protein MRARGRLEWGGVLALACATGCTQRAALPAVDPVRLHARVVHQVAQGPRVPGTPGHAAVRDWIAAELARLGARVERQPFVDSTLGRPVSLENLIGHFEAAGGGPGERHVVLAAHFDTRPVADMDTVAENRSQPIPGANDGASGVAVLLEVAELLAEHRAPIRVDLVFFDGEDLGRPSEPETYSLGARGYAARLVAPLPIAAFVFDMVGDRDLQIHPEAYSSERAASLVALVAEAAQATGSTGFKPGVRYRVTDDHLPLLDAGIPAVDIIDFDYPAWHTLADTPDQVSGASLAQVARVAAWIVYASSLARPR